One segment of Solanum stenotomum isolate F172 chromosome 1, ASM1918654v1, whole genome shotgun sequence DNA contains the following:
- the LOC125853725 gene encoding E3 ubiquitin-protein ligase RSL1-like codes for MGNTLQKLAQNQSEQESPVTESPVTESPDESFTCEICIEPILLPNKKFKNQNLCVHPFCMDCMVKYISVKLEDNVGNIPCPSLSCENFLDPISCRNLVGPQLFVRWSDVLCESSVLGLAHCYCPDRRCSTLILDECGGNAKRSKCPNCKMHFCFQCKLPWHSGFQCEESRELRDRNDVVFGVVAEANKWKRCPQCRHFVELIEGCKIVKCRCGASFCYNCGKRVHRHWCNCDSASVLCIRVIHGFTIIFILLSIFFIFRNLNSISPKK; via the exons ATGGGAAACACACTGCAAAAATTGGCCCAAAATCAGTCCGAACAAGAATCGCCAGTGACAGAATCACCAGTCACAGAATCACCGGATGAATCATTCACTTGCGAAATTTGTATCGAGCCTATATTATTACCTAACAAAAAATTCAAGAACCAGAATCTTTGTGTTCATCCGTTTTGTATGGACTGTATGGTGAAATACATCTCCGTCAAGCTTGAGGACAACGTCGGCAACATTCCGTGTCCGTCTCTGAGTTGTGAGAATTTTTTGGACCCAATTTCTTGCCGGAATCTTGTTGGCCCTCAGCTGTTTGTGAGATGGTCCGACGTGTTGTGTGAATCTTCTGTTTTAGGGTTAGCGCATTGTTACTGTCCGGATCGGAGATGTTCGACTTTGATTTTGGATGAGTGTGGTGGGAATGCAAAGCGATCAAAGTGCCCGAATTGCAAGATGCATTTTTGCTTTCAGTGTAAGCTTCCATGGCATTCTGGATTTCAGTGTGAAGAGAGTCGGGAATTGAGGGATAGAAACGATGTCGTTTTTGGTGTGGTTGCCGAGGCTAATAAGTGGAAAAGGTGTCCACAGTGTCGTCACTTTGTTGAACTTATTGAAGGTTGCAAAATTGTTAAATGCAG GTGTGGTGCCAGTTTCTGCTACAACTGCGGAAAAAGAGTTCATCGACACTGGTGTAATTGCGATTCTGCTTCCGTGCTCTGCATAAGGGTCATCCATGGGTTCACCATTATTTTTATTCTCCTGTCTATCTTTTTCATCTTCAGGAATTTAAATAGTATATCGCCGAAAAAATAG